A window of Hordeum vulgare subsp. vulgare chromosome 5H, MorexV3_pseudomolecules_assembly, whole genome shotgun sequence genomic DNA:
aataattgtttaTTTTCTACATAGCAAAACTATATTTTGTGGACACATTTTATTTGGTTCCCTATAAATTTAGTTGCTTCACGTATGCTTTGTATACTTGCTTTTTTATGAAAACTTTATTCAAGTGTTTCTAGATACTGGGAAAATTTGTTTTTTCTTGAGATAACGTCGTGAAGCTTTATTAATTCGCCAGCTGCTAATGCGTACCGAATCTGCTTCAATGTAACTAAAAATGTATTCCATAtaacattttattttgtttccgatGCTGTAAAAATTTGCTTTGAACAACGGGATGATTTGCTTCGATGTAAATAAAAATGTATTGTACATAacgttttattttatttcaatgCAATAAAAAATTGCTTCCACCAACGAGATGACTTGCTTCGATGTAATTAAATTTGTATCTCGTGTACCATTTTTTAATGCAACAAAAGTTTTCTTCCACCAATGAGATAATTTGCTTCTATCGCAATCAAAAATTGTTTGGGTGAAACAAAAAAGTATGTCCAAGCACACTGCTTCCAAGTAACAAAAATGTGCATTTAAGAAATAATTTCAAAGTCCAAACACAAGAAAAAACTTTGCTTCCGACCACCAAGAAAATTGCTTCCATGAAGTGTACAAATAATTTGTCTACAATATAACGTATGTTTGCTTCCACCTTCATTCGTTGGTACATTGTTTCCTTTGTTAATATCGTATGCTTCCTATAGATTGTAAACTTGCTTCCATTCGCCTGCGGTCATCTTGATTGTAGGGCGGATCCAAGTGTCATCACACATCTAGGTGCATGCATCGCGTCTCCATATATGTCTCCGGTGATGCCCATCGGCTTCAAAGCCAACACACATCCGCTTGAAGGATACATCATCAAATATATGAAATATATGAAGCAAATGAAAATGTTTAAATGTGAACAATGCTATTAACAATGTAAGAGAAAGTATAACAAAAAAGTAGAGGTATGTTTCTATTGTCGCAAACTATCTTGACTGAAGGAAACATACAATAATGTTAGGAATAATGGATATTAGTACCTAGCGGAAGCATATAATATTGTAAGTGGAACCGAGAGCAACCAATGCAGCCAACATTTGTATGCTTCGATCATTTTGTGATCTACAAACCAGTTTCATCCATTGATGCAAATGAACTGGAATGTCGAATCATATTTATGATCTGTGGAAGCACATGTATGATGCCTATGAAGCATGGATAATGGAAATCGAATTGGTAATAATTACTGCATGGAGACAGATGATATACCGGCAGGCAATTCAAACAATACCTTTCATTTGGAGGAGGGACTTGGAAGAGGAAAGGCCCGGAAGCCACAACTAGTTCTTCAAACGACGGGTGGCACTCCGGCACCTAGTTCAAAACCTTTAGGCAACCTGGTAAGGCAACAAGCGCAGTGGAGATCGGGGGCACGTCCACCTAATGACGACATGGCGCACTACAAAGGTCACTTGGGGGCGGCAGCAGCGAGTAGCGTAGTAGATGGGATCCGATCTGGGTGATGATGTGTTTTGTAGCGTCGGTCGTTGATTGCGTCTTTGGCACGAGGTGGGAAGAAGGGCAGTGTGCGGGAGATAAAATCTCGGCGTTGCAATTGGGGATGACAGTAGCAGCGCCATGGTTGACGGCGAACTCGGAGGGATGTCCGACGTGGGCACCAGAAAAGAAGGGAGGTCCGGAAGAGATGCAATGGGTGAGGGGTCAGGGGATTATGCAAATGTGCAGGCGTGAAATACGGGTGATTAACAACCTCATGGAGGGATTATTACGTGTGATATCTCAACCGTGGGATCAATCAGGTGTGGATGGGTCAGAAGTGGTCTGAAGATTGATTCCTACCAGACTATAGACATAAAGTGTTTTCCAAAGATAAGATTCTAATATGGCTTGTTTGATCAACAGTGAGGTCAAATGAGTTTGTTACCAATGTATAGACCTTATAGTAAGGAACAAATATTTCTTGTCCATTTTATGCATTTTTCAACTATATTTCATATCCAATTCCTATCTGTCACTTTTTCATTCTTCCTCAAACATGGATTTATTTAGTAAAAttcaaaattatttttttgttaGTAATTTAAACCCCTAATATGTCGTGGTGTAAAAATGGATAGAAATTGGCCGAAGTTGTTGTGGTGTAAAAATAGATATTAATTTACTGAGCACTTATTTAATCGTAGTATCTATGAGTGGCTAATCTGATAATAGAACGTTCAACCCAATGAGTTTTTTAAACAGTGATATAAGATAAATTGGTATATCCATATTTGGAGAAATTTTGGCGGTTGAGGAATACTTGTTTCTAAATAGTTTTTTGAGCAAACACTACACCCTACGAATGATACACTATCTTGTATCTCTTTCTCTTCAAATCggtcaacaaaataaaatagggaACGGATATGAAATAGTTGGCTGCTTATAAAATGCTGTGATGGAGCCCGTTGTAGAGGTTGGTTGAGtgacaatttttatttttatatttcctcTTCTCGTTGGCTGCTTATAATATGTTTTTTGTCGAGTGCCAATTTTTATTTCTcatgtttcttcttcttgttggctgTTTATAAAATGTTATGATGGAGCCCGTTGTAGAGGTGCCTTCAGTAACCGCATTGTGGTTTGAAGCCTTGGTCTGGTTGGCCATAGGAAGGAGAAGGCGCGgtagacaacgacaacaatatcgGCTATTCTCCTTGCGTAGGTGAACGTACCGAGCAAAGAGTCTTAGTTTTTTTTTGGGGTATTTCTTTAGGGTTAATGTTAACATGAATGCATAGTAtcgatttactgcttttattattTTGGTTTGTTGGGTGTATATTTCTAGGTTACAATTCAGGTACTATTTCGGTCTATGGTTTGTGTGGGTTAATGTTTTTAATTTATTTAGCTATTGTTCCTctttatttgttttgttgttccgtgTTTTTTGGGTTTGCTAttttgatttatttggactatTGTTTCAGCTAGCAGTTTTTGGTTTATTTGTATATTGTTCCGGGGAAGGGGATAGCATGACCGTTGCCGGCCCTCACCAAGGAACATCGCAGATGATGCGGACATGACGCTATCGGTGGCACGAGAAAAGGGAGGGACAGACGAAAAGCGTGAAGAGCCTCACCAACCAGGTGGTcgagggttgcgcaacaaaacgaTGCCCCATGAGGAGCTGATCGATGCGCTGGATATCAGCCGGATGGCCTCCATTGCATGGCGGCAACAACCGCCTAAGCTCAAGATGGCGAGGTAGGGAGGAGGGATGGGAGGAGCGTCGCTGTAGCGGTGGATGACGTTTGTTCAGGTAATTGTTGGTGCATTGTTCACTGTAATCGACAATACCTTACTTTTTCCACGGATTACGATTCATGCAAATATACTGTTCCGATTTACTTTTTTGTGCCTCGGCATCACCATCATCGGAAAGGAGCAGGAAACGATCGAGGCGGCTCTGCATCAGTACGCGATGGAGAGAAATAACATATAGAAAAATCCTAAATATTAACCTTCTAGAGTATGTAAGGACACGGGGGTGGAGAATGGGGAGAGAAATGATGTGtaaaaaagtttatgtttttttccGAGCCGCGATGTTTTTTTTTCCTGAAACACTGTTCACACAAGTTCACGTTTATTAATAGGTATTGTTCATGTACACCACTGTTCACGTGCATTTTTTACCCATCAATGATGCCCGTATATGAACAGTAGAACTAAGAAAAAAgtccaaaagaaaaaagaaaaatcggATTCTTGCCGCTTTAGTATTGTTATATAGTAGTACTTATATTAGAGCATattaatgcaacggtaactaacTCGCTTTGCGGATCCTACTATGTAAGGGAAAGAACCTTCGACGAGTAAAAGTTTTGGCATCTTGTGTGACCGTACGTTTCCTCCCCGTGATTTGCTACTTTGACATAAAAGCAAATTCTGCAACACGTGAGTCTTCTATTTGTTTTTCCGACTCGCTTGCTTGTGAACGAAGCATCACCCAGATCCCCATTGCCGGCAAAAGGTTCATGTCAACCGCCAGCGGGAGCAAGCAGCAGGCGGCCTGACACAAGAGAAATAAGTTCAGCCGTAAGCATCGCAATCTAACGGTTCACGGTTTGGGAGAGCGCAGAGCAAGAGCATTGACGCCAACCTCTTCCGCTACAGTACGAATCAACATCTTCACCCAGTACGAGCCAACATCAGCAGTACTGACGACTATTAACAGAAAGATGGCAACGTTCCTTGTGCTTCGTACGTACAACCAGACACTCTCCCAACTGTTTCAGGCCTCCACGCATCATGCACCGGAAGGAAACAGGAGAGCTGATCTTCTCTCGGCGCAAACGGCGAGATCAAACTCCGGGGAACCCCGACTGTTTACACGAAATCTCAAGGCAGATGCTACGTACAGGAAGAACAAAATTTCGAGCCTCCCCAGTCCTCACAAAAAGGAGCAATTAAATTTCCGCGTGTGACGATGCTCTTTCCTAACACATGCTGAACTGAACTATCCTAATGTACCTATGCACTGAACTATGTGGCAACCTGACTCCAACTCTGATAAATCCACCGAAAACCGGTCACATCGTGCTACTATTTTCACCATCTAGATGATTGCATCTTCCCGTTCTCACAATTTCTCAATATATAGCCCTCCGAACATCTAGGTGCTGGCTATCCCCAAAACTTCACCTGCTGTTCATCCAGAACAATAGTCAATCAACAAGGGATACTCAAGTTTATAAAAAGCATAGCCTTGATATGCACAAGGAATTAAGATAATGTGAGCCAGTTGTCATGCTTTGGCTCTGCAGGAGGGAAAGCATCTTTGCTTTGAGCTGACTATAACTCATTCGGTGCAGTGTAGTATCACCAGGGTATTAATATATGCCGCAAAACATGTGAAAATCTTGTGTAAATATTCCAAGAAAAACTCGAATAATCTGTAGATACTAGGGAAGGACGGGGATGTTATATAACGATGCAAGGGTCAAATTTAACATCATTTATGTTATGAAGAAGACAAACACTTACTGAACAATGAATAATACAATCCAATATCAATACCGAGCATTTTACTTTTTCGTATCTTAAATTGCATAGATGTAGAACAAAACCTTCTATAATACTACAAACTATTTGCACATTTTAAAGAAACTTCTAAGACCCAATTTTACGCAATTCAAATTCTGGCTCATTTCACTTGATGTTGTCCCTATATAAAGTAAGGAATGGAAACTTAGGATATGTTCTTACAagaatcatcgtcgttgtcgtcatcatcatcatcgtcctcaTGTTGAGAGGTAAAAATGGGAGTGAGATAATTCCTGTCCAATAAAGCAAAAGAGGAAGTGCTGCAAGACAAAAATAAGCTGATTAGAAAGCTCCTGTTCCCTTGCTGAAGCAAGAAACAATAGAGAATGCTATCGACACAAATACACAATACTAATAAAACGGAACTCCTTGAAGAAGAATTCAAGTTGACCAAGCAGCATAGTTTCTAAAGGAGGTGTTAATTAGTGCACCTTCTCCGGAGTTCTCTGAGTTTCAGTTGGAATTTGTTCTTACTGGGTGTCCCTTCCTCACTGCTCCCCTCAAAGTTCTCCTGCGTTCAGCAAGGAAGCTGTTCATAAAATGAATAACCAGCATtttctaaataaataaataaatcataAACCGCCAGTATCACAGAAACATTATTTTAGCACCATTTGTGAACTTGTCATCTTTTGAGAAGCATGATAATTGGATTTTCAAAAAGAGGGACATTAACTCTAAAATGCCATATGAGGCACTCGGCGTCCAATATCCAACTGCTCCTTTTCAATCCTAAAATGGGGCAGATAGGCTTACTGGGCAGGTGGCCTGCCCTCCAGCAAGACCCTCTCCGCCAGTTCCTATGATTGAAAATTAGATATAGAGTATAAGTGTTATTATTCAACACTGCAAATGCACTTGCCTCGTATGGGTGTCGATAACGGTTACTATCCCCAACTACTTGTAGGGCTTCAAGCATCGTTCCAGTTGAACCTCCGATCAGAAGTACCTGGGATGCAGTGAGAAAGTTATTTCAGTTATTTTAGAGAATTACTAAAAGAACTAAATGCAGCAACTTACAGTTAGAACAACAATAGATGTCGTAGCGGTGAAAATTGTCTCCCCATGCCCTTCAGGAAGATCATGAACTGACTGAAGAGCAAGGGCAAAAGCCATAGCTCCTCTAAGTCCTGAACAGGAAACATCAAGTTCTAGTTGCTTAAACTTGAACATGTCTATTTGATGATCCGATGAGCATGTTTGATGGCAATACATACCGCTATACCAGAGGGCCAGCTGATATTCCCTAGGTATTTGGGAATGAGGTGGTCGTGCCAAATTTAATATGTATGCACAAGAGAAGACATTTGCAGCCCTTCAAGACGAGAGATGAGAAACCTAGTAAGGTGCCTAACAGACTAAACAAGTGTGATAAGTGTACACATTTTCCAAACGTTCAGCAACCAAGTTTGACACGTCACATGCCCATCAAATAGGGAAATAGTAAAGATGAGTCGATCAAATGATACCTTGCAACTAATATGAAGACCTGTATTAGTTGACAAAAGAAATAAATTAAGGAAACAACAAAAGTCGCAACATATTTCTTAAGTAGAAAAATCACAAGTTGGTGCAGAACCAAAGGATACAATTGAAAAAAATATGAACCCAATATGAGACCAGCTCTGACGTTCCATTGCAATATCGAACCCCATGTATATGAATCTGTTTAGAAGAATAACCAACTTATTAACTAAATTTGTCTAGTTATACATGCTGCAAGTAGAATCTGACTTACATGAATGCTTCTGCTAGTGATGAAAGCAAATGGAAAAAACGAGCAGTAAAACGCTGAGAATCTTCTGACAAGTTATAAAATGTATATCTCTTCATCACCTGAAATAAAACTTAACATCATGTAAGTATCTTTGCCTGAGAGTTTATGATCCCAGTAAGTTAAACTTGGTTACTGATATTGGATTTTGGGTGATATAATCCCAGTAGAAATTCAGTAACTAAGTATAACTTCCAGTGtacagaagaaatacaaggcagAGTTGTCAAAACTGAAACTTACAATCCCAGTAAAGAGAATGGAAACAATGCCAGACAGGCCAAGGCCTTCAGCTAGCATGTACCTAACACAAACAGCAGTTACTGATAGCAACCTATAAATGAAACATAGATCAAAGTAGATAGACTTGCGACTTACGAGAAGTAAGGGAAAAGCACAAACAAGCAGCTCTCCAGATTATGTAGGCTGTAGATGAAAATCAAGAAATTTAGTTCCTTAT
This region includes:
- the LOC123399299 gene encoding sodium/hydrogen exchanger 6-like; this translates as METAAHYAAAPHQGAMPGFGGAVDEQQAAGVGILLQISMLVLSFVLGHLLRRRKFYYLPEASASLLIGMIVGGFANISNTQKSTRRWFNFREDFFLLFLLPPIIFQSGFNLAPKPFFSNFGAIITFAILGTFIASIVTGLLVYLAGLIFIIYRLPLVECMMFGALVSATDPVTVLSIFQELGTDVNLYALVFGESVLNDAVAISLYRTMASMRTSSSGQNLLIVILRFLENFVGSMSSGIGVGLISALLFKYAELGVENLHNLESCLFVLFPYFSYMLAEGLGLSGIVSILFTGIVMKRYTFYNLSEDSQRFTARFFHLLSSLAEAFIFIYMGFDIAMERQSWSHIGFIFFSIVFILVARAANVFSCAYILNLARPPHSQIPREYQLALWYSGLRGAMAFALALQSVHDLPEGHGETIFTATTSIVVLTVLLIGGSTGTMLEALQVVGDSNRYRHPYEENFEGSSEEGTPSKNKFQLKLRELRRSTSSFALLDRNYLTPIFTSQHEDDDDDDDNDDDSSGEVLGIAST